Proteins from a genomic interval of Rubinisphaera italica:
- a CDS encoding AAA family ATPase: MSPQSQSVFNTLLDGRTVSSGKITTSALDIAGMRLLQTMIKNRDALESCRGDSRIETLLSMFNDQKADETESLSHVDTESENQDSRSIQHMDSDVEITSLPPKKYRLHQIECTSFRGLAPAGNKIEFDFAGISNLIYGPNGSGKSSLLGAVCWVLNGEFVPDGQTQNSQTKVFKKSKPGEGLVAIREWSPEITLPDSQITKQTVHDCLVQITLIDDDGKRLHLKRSFIGGLETSRDGTSWTSKQTLAELGINALDLELSLNAPVELSRLTVEQAQSVPDILAKLLGLSDVQRIGKLATDIGRNRTTRRNWLKDEIETTWEEIRTKLEASTAYFEDQEKVPAALTKTLSLQHPSTDELKVAGETLAKEHQAAESELATLVGVQSNVKTPSQGNLSDDLLKAISELQKNDSDIFPKFNAIQLDNALAATEEQTSSVILESIRKYFSDFLSTARARIKARYEWWQRENENSGRSSLLLHAAEYFLAEENSCPVCYEEIKDDKLRKELIELKKSDQELRENLESFFRSLKAELDKLVPASLRSVCSQSPAARLSADWQKLKKVTLPAALKPVYEKYDADVTAIISEITIAPVDSPIILPADCEERFQQTAEDFHSVVDAANESLRLLDWSSREYESILSRLNRSIKAENSQEGKSLYETLAAGREKADAIKPLKQTLAVLRTAYKDRDKLQKLLDELNQLSQLEKPLAQLKVLTKYSDNEINTTFSRISEQTMAYWKLLYPETGTGLEPHSLAIGKKKNERIQAYLANEHCIALEAFFANTGLQRAVALSLFFALLEEHPAGLGFVIMDDPMTSLDDDHREGWSSKILKEKMLKKQYIVSTHQLHYFANCQDDFSGNAVVELNSRPWPRAISFRPGSRIADASNKMLDDWRVVPNILRKYCEYALHTLETYSNKPFYDHSNLSATIARYKSTGEDNPLYSDLINEMSDILTDNGGFNFEMHGLMEKE, translated from the coding sequence GTGAGTCCACAGAGCCAATCGGTTTTCAACACGTTACTTGACGGTCGAACTGTATCGTCGGGAAAGATTACGACGAGTGCTCTCGATATTGCAGGAATGCGATTATTACAGACGATGATCAAGAATCGAGACGCTCTCGAAAGTTGCCGTGGTGATTCTCGCATAGAAACGTTGCTGTCCATGTTCAATGATCAAAAAGCGGACGAGACGGAGTCCCTTTCCCATGTTGACACTGAAAGTGAGAATCAAGATTCACGCAGCATTCAACATATGGATTCCGATGTCGAGATCACTTCGTTGCCACCAAAAAAGTATAGGCTGCATCAAATTGAGTGCACATCTTTTCGTGGTCTTGCCCCTGCAGGTAACAAAATTGAATTTGACTTTGCGGGCATATCCAATCTGATCTACGGTCCGAATGGAAGCGGTAAATCAAGTCTGCTGGGGGCAGTTTGTTGGGTTTTGAACGGGGAATTCGTGCCTGATGGTCAAACTCAGAATTCTCAAACCAAGGTCTTCAAGAAGAGCAAACCAGGCGAAGGATTGGTAGCAATCAGGGAGTGGAGTCCTGAGATCACACTTCCTGATTCACAAATTACCAAGCAGACCGTCCATGATTGTCTGGTTCAAATCACACTCATTGACGACGACGGAAAAAGGCTGCACCTCAAACGAAGCTTCATTGGTGGCTTGGAGACGAGTCGAGATGGCACGAGCTGGACTTCGAAGCAAACGCTTGCGGAATTGGGGATTAATGCATTGGACCTCGAATTGTCTTTGAATGCTCCAGTCGAGCTAAGCAGGCTAACCGTGGAGCAGGCTCAGTCTGTTCCTGACATTCTGGCAAAATTGCTGGGGCTCAGTGATGTTCAGAGAATCGGCAAGCTCGCCACTGACATCGGAAGAAATCGTACCACTCGAAGAAATTGGCTAAAAGACGAAATTGAAACAACATGGGAAGAAATCAGAACGAAGCTGGAAGCTTCGACTGCCTATTTCGAGGATCAGGAAAAAGTTCCTGCTGCGCTGACAAAAACGCTCTCTCTCCAGCACCCTAGCACGGATGAATTGAAAGTGGCTGGGGAAACATTAGCCAAGGAACATCAAGCGGCTGAATCAGAACTCGCGACACTTGTTGGTGTGCAATCCAATGTGAAAACGCCTTCTCAGGGGAACCTGTCTGATGATCTTCTCAAGGCGATCAGTGAACTGCAGAAAAATGACTCCGATATCTTTCCGAAATTCAACGCGATTCAACTTGATAATGCACTGGCCGCGACCGAAGAACAAACCAGTTCTGTAATCCTTGAATCCATAAGGAAATATTTTTCAGATTTTCTGTCTACTGCACGCGCTCGGATCAAGGCAAGATATGAGTGGTGGCAAAGAGAAAATGAAAACAGCGGCCGATCAAGCCTGCTATTACATGCAGCCGAATACTTTCTTGCCGAAGAAAATTCCTGCCCTGTTTGCTATGAGGAAATCAAAGATGACAAGTTGAGAAAGGAATTGATTGAGCTCAAGAAAAGTGATCAGGAACTGCGTGAAAATCTTGAGAGTTTCTTTCGCAGCTTGAAAGCAGAACTCGACAAACTTGTGCCTGCTTCACTTCGCTCCGTCTGCTCACAGTCTCCAGCCGCTCGACTTTCTGCTGATTGGCAGAAGTTGAAGAAAGTTACTCTGCCAGCGGCCTTAAAACCTGTATATGAAAAATATGACGCAGATGTCACGGCAATCATTTCAGAAATCACCATTGCCCCTGTAGACAGTCCCATAATATTACCTGCCGATTGCGAAGAGAGATTCCAACAAACCGCTGAGGATTTCCATTCAGTTGTTGATGCGGCAAATGAATCACTGCGTCTTCTGGACTGGAGTTCCCGCGAGTACGAATCAATTCTGTCCCGATTGAATCGATCGATTAAAGCGGAAAATTCGCAGGAAGGAAAATCGCTTTATGAGACACTGGCAGCCGGGCGGGAAAAGGCAGATGCAATCAAACCCCTTAAACAAACGCTGGCAGTACTTCGCACCGCTTATAAAGATAGAGACAAGTTGCAAAAGTTGCTCGATGAACTGAATCAGCTGAGTCAGCTTGAAAAACCACTCGCTCAACTCAAAGTCCTGACGAAATACTCCGACAATGAGATCAACACAACATTCAGCAGGATCAGCGAACAAACAATGGCGTACTGGAAACTGCTCTATCCAGAGACCGGGACAGGCCTTGAACCGCATTCACTGGCTATCGGCAAGAAAAAGAACGAGAGAATTCAGGCCTATCTGGCAAACGAGCATTGCATTGCATTGGAAGCTTTCTTTGCAAACACCGGATTGCAAAGAGCGGTAGCATTATCGCTCTTTTTTGCGTTGCTTGAAGAACATCCAGCCGGCTTGGGGTTTGTCATCATGGATGACCCGATGACCTCGCTTGATGATGACCATCGTGAAGGCTGGTCAAGTAAGATTCTCAAAGAGAAGATGCTAAAAAAGCAGTATATCGTTTCGACGCACCAACTTCATTATTTCGCAAACTGTCAAGATGACTTTTCGGGAAATGCGGTCGTCGAATTGAATAGCCGCCCATGGCCCAGAGCCATTAGCTTCAGACCAGGCAGCAGAATCGCAGACGCTAGCAATAAGATGCTTGACGACTGGCGGGTTGTTCCAAACATACTGAGGAAGTATTGTGAATACGCATTGCACACGCTGGAAACGTATAGCAATAAGCCATTTTATGATCACAGCAATCTTTCCGCGACAATTGCCCGCTATAAGTCAACTGGAGAAGATAATCCTCTCTACAGTGATCTAATAAATGAGATGTCAGACATTCTAACAGATAATGGTGGATTCAATTTTGAAATGCACGGGTTGATGGAAAAAGAGTGA